From the genome of Lotus japonicus ecotype B-129 chromosome 6, LjGifu_v1.2, one region includes:
- the LOC130722721 gene encoding ubiquitin carboxyl-terminal hydrolase 2: MAKKVRKKTRGSGKENGVATPSPKKVVEVSKPVESVDEVVSVPKETISCPHLVKGVNLTRLTEKIGSSGSIRCEDCRESAADRRGGKGKGKHGKKKGGASVDSKSESKSIWVCLECGQYTCGGLGLPVIPKCHVVGHSRKNRHPLVVHSDKPQLCWCFPCDMLIQVDKIDKTDETSNLLSDVVKLLKGRSSEKSSVDVEDASFKDDSLTSEIKSGILVTSDSQGQGGYVVRGMANLGNTCFFNSVMQNLLAMNRLRDIYIKLDAPAGPLISSLKKLFTETNPESGLKNIINPRSFFGCVCTKSPQFRGYQQHDSHELLRCLLDGLSTEELAGRKQNGSLKRDGTSSSTLVDALFGGQISSTVCCIECGHFSTVYEPFLDLSLPVPTRKPPPRKAKPVTQTKKAKLPPKKGGKARVKVLKEADPLPVQSPSNTSTNHQPSCPDQSTISAAGEMVASSSDSTALVSEEINSGGNKEDLSLPNSVTVEEPKQIQVVDNGAKEMSASSDDFAWLDFVDAQTDERASISQNEDAPEVQDTESKDECSNEFPKQASCETSGPVYSVDEDQNVRPDSSSANGWEDEAPLQVQGSEVLLLPYKEESSSAGEIIGRDGEASSAVLDGGQEDLEFDAFGGLFNEPEVVAGPAPRPSSSSDMDVSFIGNSESDPDEVDDADSPVSVESCLAHFIKPELLTDENAWHCENCSKILQRQKLEARTVSDGNETSNQDEPCHASNSCSVQVRSTGNGDIKNDKNIENLDSHVKHGGEVENGQTGELSLIVNEKDRVAFKVENACNEERFNHSAADNNDSKECSEKETNSKSVKVKRDATKRVLIYKAPPVLTIHLKRFSQDARGRLSKLNGHVIFRETIDLRSYMDPRCINEEKYEYHLVGVVEHSGTMRGGHYVAYVRGGQRNKGNADKENERSTWYHASDAYVRQVSLDEVLRCEAYILFYEKN, translated from the exons ATGGCGAAGAAAGTCAGAAAGAAGACCCGAGGTTCTGGTAAGGAGAATGGGGTTGCTACCCCTTCGCCAAAAAAAGTTGTGGAAGTGTCCAAGCCTGTTGAGTCTGTTGATGAGGTGGTTTCGGTTCCAAAAGAGACGATTTCTTGCCCTCATCTTGTAAAAGGTGTTAATTTAACTAGATTGACTGAGAAGATTGGGTCTTCTGGATCCATAAGGTGTGAAGATTGTAGGGAAAGCGCGGCTGATAGGAGGGGCGGTAAAGGAAAAGGCAAACATGGGAAAAAGAAAGGTGGTGCGTCAGTAGATTCGAAATCCGAGTCAAAGTCTATATGGGTTTGTTTGGAGTGTGGTCAATATACATGTGGAGGTTTGGGGCTACCAGTAATCCCAAAATGCCATGTGGTTGGGCATTCGAGGAAAAATAGGCACCCCTTAGTGGTTCATTCTGATAAACCTCAACTCTGTTGGTGTTTTCCGTGCGATATGCTTATTCAGGTTGATAAAATTGATAAAACGGATGAAACAAGTAATCTTCTATCTGATGTTGTAAAATTGTTGAAAGGGCGATCATCTGAAAAATCATCAGTGGATGTTGAGGATGCTTCCTTTAAGGACGACAGTCTTACTTCAGAAATTAAGTCAGGAATTCTTGTCACAAGCGATTCACAAGGACAAGGTGGTTATGTAGTTAGAGGTATGGCTAATCTTGGGAACACCTGCTTTTTCAATTCAGTCATGCAAAATCTGCTTGCTATGAATAGATTGCGTGACATCTATATAAAGTTAGATGCTCCTGCTGGGCCACTGATTAGTTCTTTGAAGAAGCTGTTCACTGAAACAAACCCAGAATCAGGATTGAAGAACATTATAAATCCTAGATCCTTTTTTGGATGTGTATGTACTAAGTCTCCGCAATTCCGAGGATATCAGCAGCATGACAGTCATGAATTGCTCCGTTGTTTACTGGATGGGTTGAGTACTGAAGAACTAGCTGGAAGGAAACAGAATGGTTCTCTCAAGAGAGATGGGACCTCTTCCAGTACTTTAGTTGATGCTTTATTTGGGGGTCAGATATCCAGTACTGTATGTTGCATTGAATGTGGGCATTTCTCAACAGTGTATGAGCCTTTTTTAGATCTTTCCCTCCCTGTTCCAACTAGGAAACCTCCACCTCGGAAGGCTAAACccgtaactcaaaccaaaaaagCAAAGCTTCCACCAAAAAAAGGCGGAAAAGCTCGAGTCAAAGTTCTCAAGGAAGCTGATCCCTTACCTGTTCAAAGTCCATCAAACACATCAACCAACCATCAACCATCCTGCCCTGATCAGTCCACTATATCAGCTGCAGGAGAAATGGTGGCTTCTTCTAGTGATTCTACAGCATTAGTTTCTGAAGAAATAAACAGTGGGGGTAATAAAGAGGACTTGTCTTTGCCTAATTCGGTTACTGTTGAAGAGCCTAAACAGATACAGGTGGTTGACAATGGGGCAAAGGAAATGTCAGCTTCATCAGATGATTTTGCATGGTTGGATTTTGTGGACGCTCAAACCGATGAACGTGCTTCCATTTCCCAGAATGAGGATGCACCAGAGGTACAGGATACTGAGAGCAAGGATGAATGTTCAAATGAATTTCCTAAACAGGCTAGCTGTGAAACTAGTGGTCCTGTTTATTCTGTTGATGAGGATCAAAATGTAAGACCAGATTCTTCTTCAGCAAATGGGTGGGAAGATGAGGCTCCATTACAAGTTCAAGGTTCAGAAGTGCTGTTACTTCCGTACAAAGAAGAAAGTTCCTCGGCTGGTGAGATCATTGGAAGAGATGGCGAGGCCTCATCAGCAGTTTTGGATGGTGGTCAAGAAGATTTGGAGTTTGATGCCTTTGGTGGGTTATTCAATGAACCTGAAGTTGTTGCTGGGCCTGCTCCTAGACCTTCTTCAAGTAGTGACATGGATGTTAGTTTCATCGGAAACAGTGAGTCTGATCCAGATGAAGTAGATGACGCTGATTCTCCAGTGTCTGTAGAGAGTTGCTTGGCACATTTTATAAAACCTGAACTTCTCACAGATGAAAATGCTTGGCATTGTGAGAACTGTTCAAAAATTCTCCAACGTCAAAAGTTGGAAGCAAGAACTGTATCCGATGGAAATGAGACTAGTAATCAGGATGAACCATGTCATGCATCTAACTCTTGTTCTGTTCAAGTCAGAAGCACTGGAAATGGTGATATTAAAAACGACAAGAACATAGAAAATTTGGACTCTCATGTTAAACATGGAGGAGAGGTTGAAAATGGTCAAACAGGTGAGCTGAGTTTAATTGTTAATGAAAAGGATCGCGTGGCATTTAAGGTGGAGAATGCTTGCAATGAAGAAAGGTTCAACCATTCAGCTGCTGATAACAATGACTCAAAAGAATGCAGCGAGAAAGAAACCAACTCCAAAAGTGTGAAAGTGAAGAGGGATGCAACTAAGAGAGTCCTCATATATAAAGCACCACCTGTCTTGACCATTCATCTGAAGAGATTCAGCCAAGATGCCCGTGGACGCTTAAGTAAATTAAATGGTCATGTCATTTTCAGAGAAACAATAGATCTTAGATCATACATGGACCCCAG GTGCATCAATGAAGAGAAGTATGAATACCACTTGGTTGGTGTTGTGGAGCACTCAGGAACTATGAGAGGGGGTCACTATGTTGCCTATGTGAGAGGGGGGCAAAGGAACAAAGGAAATGCTGATAAGGAGAATGAGAGGTCCACATGGTATCACGCGAGTGATGCATATGTGCGTCAAGTTTCTCTTGATGAAGTTCTTCGCTGTGAGGCATACATTTTAttctatgaaaaaaattaa